In Cydia fagiglandana chromosome 16, ilCydFagi1.1, whole genome shotgun sequence, the following are encoded in one genomic region:
- the LOC134672186 gene encoding uncharacterized protein LOC134672186 — protein sequence MDLKSEPYPELQPIEEVALDTVVSIMNRAKEQLGERQTLKELARVPELQPIEEVALDTVVSVTNRAKEQLGERQTLKELVRCRELFGGKTKLDITGLRAPLAITAEQLIDDTIRYHWKLTDLFMFALNYKNTSIDECSHYYYYEAIFSQPTAKYPVPQATATVYFSVQQKYTHPSKHAPVPVIQFRLEGQRSSHDIRYVTLKPEWLLAIIKMKISLFKRIEGYNIF from the exons atggATTTAAAGTCCGAACCTTATCCAGAGCTGCAGCCTATAGAAGAGGTGGCTCTGGACACCGTCGTGTCCATTATGAACAGGGCTAAGGAACAGTTAGGGGAACGGCAGACGCTGAAGGAACTCGCAC GGGTACCAGAGCTGCAGCCTATAGAAGAGGTGGCACTGGACACCGTGGTGTCCGTTACGAACAGGGCTAAGGAGCAGTTAGGGGAACGGCAGACGCTGAAGGAACTTGTAC GCTGCCGTGAGCTGTTCGGCGGTAAGACCAAGCTGGACATCACCGGCTTGCGAGCGCCCCTGGCCATCACGGCGGAACAGCTCATCGACGACACCATCAGATACCACTGGAAGCTGACTGATCTATTCATGTTCGCCCTCAACTACAAGAACACTTCCATTGATGAATGTTCTCATTACTACTACTATGAG GCCATATTCAGCCAGCCTACAGCCAAGTACCCCGTACCTCAAGCAACAGCTACTGTCTACTTTAGTGTGCAGCAGAAGTACACTCATCCATCTAAACATGCGCCAGTTCCTGTG ATTCAGTTCCGGCTAGAAGGGCAGCGATCATCGCACGACATCCGCTACGTCACGCTCAAGCCTGAATGGCTGCTCGCTATCATCAAGATGAAGATCTCGCTCTTCAAGCGTATCGAGGGATATAACATATTCTAA